The proteins below are encoded in one region of Clostridium estertheticum:
- a CDS encoding isocitrate/isopropylmalate dehydrogenase family protein, producing the protein MKHNITLIPGDGIGPEVTTATVKILEKSGVEINWEIVRMGAEVIEEFGTPMPPYVLESIKKNKVALKGPVTTPVGKGFKSVNVTLRQELNLYANIRPIRTFEGVPSRFENVDLIIVRENSEDLYAGIEHMITEDIAESIKIISKKASDRIVEYAFKIAKEQNRKEVIAVHKANIMKLSDGLFLRCARNVAQTHKDIAFGDVIVDAMSMKLVMNPEKYDVLVMPNLYGDILSDMAAGLVGGLGLVPGANIGEEGAVFEPAHGSAPDIAGQNIANPTACILSSVMMLRYIGEAKAANKIEQAVEAVLKEGKHLTCDLGGKTGTIEFTQVVIDKMLEQTN; encoded by the coding sequence ATGAAACATAACATTACACTTATACCAGGAGACGGAATTGGACCAGAAGTAACCACAGCTACCGTTAAAATACTAGAAAAAAGCGGAGTTGAAATCAATTGGGAAATAGTACGTATGGGCGCAGAAGTTATAGAAGAGTTTGGTACTCCTATGCCACCTTACGTTTTAGAGAGCATTAAAAAGAATAAGGTTGCACTTAAAGGACCCGTAACTACACCTGTAGGTAAGGGATTTAAAAGTGTTAATGTCACATTAAGACAGGAATTAAATCTTTATGCAAATATTAGGCCAATAAGGACATTTGAAGGGGTTCCTTCAAGATTTGAAAATGTTGATTTAATAATAGTAAGAGAAAATAGTGAGGATTTATATGCGGGTATAGAGCATATGATTACAGAGGATATTGCTGAGAGCATAAAGATAATAAGTAAAAAGGCTAGTGATAGAATTGTAGAATATGCTTTTAAAATAGCAAAAGAGCAAAATAGAAAAGAAGTTATAGCTGTTCATAAAGCAAATATTATGAAACTTTCTGATGGATTGTTTTTAAGATGCGCAAGAAATGTTGCACAGACTCACAAGGATATTGCCTTTGGAGATGTTATAGTTGATGCTATGAGCATGAAACTTGTTATGAATCCAGAGAAATATGATGTACTTGTAATGCCTAATTTATATGGAGATATACTCTCCGATATGGCAGCAGGCCTAGTTGGAGGCTTAGGACTAGTGCCAGGAGCAAACATTGGCGAAGAAGGTGCAGTGTTTGAACCAGCTCATGGATCTGCTCCAGATATAGCCGGGCAGAACATAGCAAATCCAACTGCTTGTATTTTATCATCAGTTATGATGCTAAGATATATAGGAGAAGCGAAGGCTGCAAATAAAATAGAACAAGCTGTAGAAGCTGTTCTTAAAGAAGGAAAACATTTAACTTGCGATTTAGGTGGTAAAACTGGAACAATTGAGTTTACGCAAGTTGTAATTGATAAAATGCTAGAACAAACTAATTAA
- a CDS encoding DNA topoisomerase III — protein MGKVLVLAEKPSVGRELAKVLNCNQGGNGYLMGSKYIVTWALGHLVTLAGPEDYDEKYKSWKMEDLPMLPKELKLVVIKETAKQYKIVRELLKKADVDELVIATDAGREGELVARWIIQKAGFKKPIKRLWISSQTEKAIKDGFANLKPGRDYENLFWAAQSRAEADWLIGLNVTRALTCKYNAQLSAGRVQTPTLALIVDRENEIKKFVGKDYWTVNGKVNKFTVHWSSKNGESRTFDKQKAEDVVAKVNNQMGTVVELSKASKKELPPLAYDLTELQRDANRKFGFSAKQTLNIMQKLYETHKILSYPRTDSRHITTDIVATLLDRLKSIAIGPYEKAARSIIKGRVHTTSRFVDNSKVSDHHAIIPTEQHVDLSSLNKEEKSIYDLVIKRFLEVLSPAFEYEQTTVVIDVKGERFSAKGKIVKSKGWKEISSSEGSDEKDQSLPPIIKGEAVKLTIVKSVNEKTKPPARYNEATLLTAMEHPGKDIQDESLREALDNTSGLGTSATRADIIEKLFSIFYMERRGKDIFPTSKGIQLIGLVPEELKSPELTAKWEKQLQLISKGKANSMNFVKDMREYAVKLVKNVTASSEIYNHDNVTRVKCPECSKYLLEVNGKRGKMLVCPDRECGYRKGVSQISNARCPTCHKKMEIRGDGDNKIFVCGCGYREKLSAFNKRRDSEKSALNKKDVSRFLNQQNKKEEPINSAMADAFAKFNLK, from the coding sequence ATGGGAAAAGTATTAGTTTTAGCAGAAAAACCTTCCGTTGGACGTGAGTTAGCAAAAGTCTTAAATTGCAATCAGGGCGGAAATGGGTATTTGATGGGATCAAAATATATTGTAACTTGGGCATTAGGGCATTTAGTAACACTAGCAGGACCAGAGGATTATGATGAAAAATATAAAAGCTGGAAAATGGAAGATCTTCCGATGCTACCAAAGGAGCTAAAATTGGTGGTTATTAAGGAAACGGCAAAGCAATATAAGATTGTACGTGAACTACTTAAAAAAGCAGATGTAGATGAGCTAGTAATAGCTACAGATGCAGGACGCGAAGGGGAATTAGTGGCACGTTGGATAATTCAAAAAGCAGGCTTTAAAAAACCTATTAAAAGGTTATGGATCTCCTCGCAAACTGAAAAGGCAATAAAAGATGGGTTTGCAAATCTTAAACCAGGAAGAGATTATGAAAATTTATTTTGGGCAGCGCAGTCAAGAGCGGAGGCCGATTGGCTTATAGGCCTAAATGTCACTAGGGCATTAACTTGCAAATATAACGCTCAATTATCGGCTGGACGGGTACAAACGCCGACATTAGCCCTTATTGTTGACAGAGAAAATGAAATAAAAAAATTCGTTGGAAAGGATTATTGGACAGTAAATGGTAAGGTAAATAAATTTACGGTTCATTGGTCAAGTAAAAATGGAGAATCACGCACCTTTGACAAGCAAAAGGCAGAAGATGTCGTAGCTAAAGTAAATAATCAAATGGGCACGGTTGTGGAACTAAGTAAAGCATCTAAAAAAGAGCTTCCTCCACTTGCCTATGATTTAACGGAGCTTCAAAGGGATGCCAATAGAAAATTTGGATTTTCTGCAAAGCAAACTCTTAATATAATGCAGAAGTTATATGAAACTCATAAGATCTTATCTTATCCAAGAACGGATTCTAGGCATATTACCACAGATATAGTAGCAACGCTACTTGATAGGTTAAAGAGCATAGCAATAGGACCATATGAGAAAGCAGCTAGAAGCATAATAAAGGGGAGAGTACATACTACAAGCAGATTTGTAGACAATAGTAAGGTATCAGATCACCATGCTATAATCCCTACAGAGCAGCATGTAGATTTATCAAGCCTTAACAAAGAAGAGAAAAGTATTTATGACTTAGTTATAAAAAGATTCTTAGAAGTTCTAAGTCCTGCTTTTGAATATGAGCAAACCACTGTAGTTATTGATGTTAAGGGTGAAAGGTTCTCTGCAAAAGGAAAAATAGTTAAATCAAAGGGATGGAAAGAAATAAGCAGTTCTGAGGGTAGCGATGAAAAGGATCAATCTCTACCACCAATTATTAAAGGTGAAGCTGTAAAACTAACTATAGTTAAATCAGTGAATGAGAAAACTAAGCCACCAGCAAGGTATAATGAAGCAACGTTACTTACAGCTATGGAGCATCCAGGGAAAGATATACAGGATGAGAGTTTAAGAGAAGCTTTGGATAATACTTCAGGACTTGGAACCTCTGCAACTCGTGCGGATATAATTGAAAAATTATTCAGCATCTTTTATATGGAGAGAAGAGGCAAGGATATATTCCCAACCTCAAAAGGAATACAGCTAATAGGTTTAGTTCCAGAAGAATTAAAATCTCCAGAACTTACCGCTAAGTGGGAAAAACAGCTTCAACTTATAAGTAAAGGAAAAGCTAATTCCATGAATTTTGTAAAGGACATGAGGGAATATGCAGTGAAGCTTGTGAAGAACGTTACAGCTTCTAGTGAAATATATAATCATGACAATGTTACAAGAGTTAAATGTCCGGAGTGTAGTAAATATCTTCTTGAAGTTAACGGCAAAAGAGGGAAAATGTTAGTATGTCCAGATAGGGAATGTGGATATCGTAAGGGGGTTTCACAAATATCTAATGCACGATGTCCTACTTGTCATAAAAAAATGGAGATTAGAGGGGATGGAGACAATAAGATATTTGTTTGTGGCTGCGGTTACAGAGAAAAGCTTTCTGCCTTTAACAAACGCCGCGACTCAGAGAAAAGTGCTTTGAATAAAAAAGATGTTAGCAGATTTCTGAATCAGCAAAATAAGAAAGAAGAACCTATAAATTCTGCTATGGCTGATGCCTTTGCTAAGTTTAATTTAAAATAG
- a CDS encoding pseudouridine synthase: protein MRINKLLSNYGICSRTGANKLIEENRIIVNGKLCTPGQWVEEEDNILLDNKNVLMRDKIYIALNKPVGITCTAEKTVASNIIDFMNYPEYIFPVGRLDKSSQGLILMTNDGELANNILESKNEHEKEYIVTVNKPYDDIFIEGMSKGVQICGVNTRPCKVSKISENTFGIILTQGLNKQIRRMSKTFGYIVVRLERIRIVDIKVDGIETGKWRYLTEKEVIELRNS, encoded by the coding sequence ATGAGAATAAATAAACTTCTTAGTAATTATGGTATTTGCTCAAGAACCGGAGCAAATAAACTTATTGAGGAAAATAGAATAATTGTAAATGGAAAGTTATGTACTCCTGGTCAGTGGGTAGAGGAAGAGGATAATATTCTTCTTGATAATAAGAATGTTTTGATGAGAGATAAAATTTATATTGCACTTAATAAACCAGTTGGAATTACATGCACTGCAGAAAAAACAGTAGCTAGCAATATAATTGATTTCATGAACTACCCAGAGTACATATTTCCAGTTGGTAGATTAGATAAGTCATCCCAGGGTCTAATACTTATGACTAATGATGGTGAACTTGCAAATAATATTTTAGAATCTAAAAATGAACATGAGAAGGAATATATAGTAACTGTGAATAAGCCATATGATGACATTTTCATTGAAGGAATGTCAAAAGGAGTTCAAATTTGTGGTGTTAACACAAGACCATGCAAAGTTAGTAAAATATCAGAGAACACCTTTGGTATTATTCTAACGCAAGGATTAAATAAACAAATTCGCAGAATGAGTAAAACTTTTGGATATATAGTTGTAAGACTAGAACGTATTCGAATTGTTGATATAAAAGTTGATGGGATAGAGACAGGCAAGTGGCGTTACCTCACAGAGAAAGAGGTAATAGAATTAAGGAATAGTTAA
- a CDS encoding DUF1540 domain-containing protein — MSKINCGVLNCSHNDENICYANIINVGGKNARKDSDTCCATFLDSIVYSDLTNIVHSNSNGCDVVSCNVGTCIYNSNELCSAKSIEVNGENVNLYSETDCLTFETK, encoded by the coding sequence ATGTCAAAAATTAACTGTGGTGTTTTAAATTGTTCCCATAATGACGAAAACATATGTTACGCTAATATCATAAACGTTGGTGGAAAAAATGCTAGAAAAGACTCTGACACTTGTTGTGCTACTTTTTTAGATAGTATAGTCTATAGCGATCTTACAAATATCGTACATTCTAATAGTAATGGGTGCGATGTAGTTTCTTGTAATGTAGGCACTTGCATATATAACTCCAATGAACTGTGTAGTGCTAAATCTATAGAAGTTAATGGTGAAAATGTTAATCTGTACTCTGAGACTGACTGCTTAACTTTTGAAACTAAATAA
- a CDS encoding KTSC domain-containing protein, whose amino-acid sequence MERFQVESSNIDAITYDENSCILEIEFKAGGAYEYSDVPMYVYDELMSADSKGRYANQNIYKNYTTNKKR is encoded by the coding sequence ATGGAAAGATTTCAAGTTGAGTCATCAAATATAGATGCTATAACATATGACGAGAATTCATGTATACTAGAAATAGAATTTAAAGCTGGAGGTGCATATGAATACTCTGATGTACCAATGTATGTATATGATGAACTAATGTCCGCTGACTCTAAAGGAAGATATGCTAATCAAAATATTTACAAAAACTATACTACAAATAAAAAGAGATAA
- a CDS encoding 3'-5' exonuclease — protein MNYIVFDLEFNQGYNFAKGTKSLNNPKCPFEIIQIGAIKLNDHFETIGTLDVIVKPEIYTTLNPFVRELTGITMEELNKGISFEKMYEDFSNFIKSDRSVLCVWGIADIKELYRNIAFYELDSLPSPTEYIDIQSYASTALDCKKGINIGLGNAAKLLSVPIESQFHDAFNDAFYTTEVFKKIYNKEIKPNIYIPKVKGLSRLSVQNYKIDLPSLTDQFEKMFKREMSIDEKSIIKLAYIMGKTNQFQIKIDPEIKQKK, from the coding sequence ATGAATTATATTGTTTTTGATTTAGAATTTAACCAAGGCTACAACTTTGCAAAAGGAACTAAAAGTTTAAATAATCCTAAATGCCCCTTTGAAATAATTCAAATAGGAGCCATAAAACTAAATGACCATTTCGAGACTATTGGAACTCTTGATGTAATAGTAAAACCAGAAATTTATACTACGCTCAATCCCTTTGTAAGGGAACTTACTGGTATAACAATGGAGGAACTTAATAAAGGCATATCTTTCGAAAAAATGTATGAAGATTTTTCGAATTTTATTAAAAGTGATAGAAGTGTATTATGTGTATGGGGAATTGCCGATATAAAGGAATTATATCGTAATATAGCGTTTTACGAATTAGACTCCTTGCCATCGCCAACAGAATACATCGACATACAATCCTATGCATCGACTGCGCTTGATTGCAAAAAAGGAATTAACATTGGGCTAGGTAATGCAGCTAAACTACTTAGTGTCCCTATAGAAAGTCAATTCCATGATGCTTTTAATGACGCTTTCTATACTACTGAAGTTTTTAAGAAAATTTATAACAAGGAAATAAAACCTAACATATACATTCCTAAAGTTAAAGGATTAAGTAGATTAAGTGTCCAAAATTACAAAATCGACCTTCCTAGTTTAACGGATCAATTTGAGAAAATGTTCAAAAGAGAAATGAGTATCGATGAAAAGTCTATTATTAAACTAGCTTATATTATGGGTAAAACAAATCAATTTCAGATTAAAATCGATCCAGAAATAAAACAAAAAAAATAA
- a CDS encoding 2-isopropylmalate synthase, protein MLFKDIFPYSEIPKVVFGGQQIPISIPDDIWITDTTFRDGQQSMDTYTEKQIVKIFDYLHKLDNNSGIIRQTEFFLYTEKDRNAARKCLERGYEFPEVTSWIRANKEDFKLVKDMGLKETGMLMSCSDYHIFKKLNKTRQEAMDLYVSLVEEALENGIIPRCHLEDITRADFFGFVIPLVQRLMELSKKSGIKIKIRACDTLGLGLPYSGTELPRSVPQIINGLIKYGGVPSEYLEWHGHNDFYNVVSNATTAWLHGCSAINTSLFGIGERTGNCPLEAMIVEYGQIRGNVKNMNLKLISEIGQYFEGEFKYSIPPRTPYVGSEFNVTRAGIHADGILKDEEIYNIFDTEKILGRPIIVAVNEHSGHAGIAAWVNTYYRLKDLDKIDKKDERINVIKDWVDKQYETGRSTVMKSEELELITKKIIPQLSTKKHNTEEF, encoded by the coding sequence ATGTTGTTTAAAGATATATTCCCATACTCAGAAATTCCTAAGGTTGTTTTTGGAGGTCAGCAGATTCCAATCTCTATACCTGATGATATTTGGATTACGGATACTACATTCAGAGATGGTCAACAGTCTATGGATACTTATACCGAAAAGCAAATAGTTAAAATATTTGATTATTTACACAAACTTGACAATAATTCGGGTATAATTAGACAAACAGAGTTCTTTTTATATACTGAGAAAGATAGAAATGCTGCTAGAAAATGTTTAGAAAGAGGATATGAATTTCCAGAGGTAACATCATGGATAAGAGCTAATAAAGAAGACTTTAAGCTTGTTAAAGATATGGGACTTAAGGAAACGGGAATGCTTATGTCCTGTTCTGATTATCATATATTCAAAAAGCTCAATAAAACAAGGCAAGAGGCAATGGACTTGTATGTTTCATTAGTAGAAGAAGCATTAGAAAATGGAATAATTCCAAGATGTCATCTTGAAGATATAACTAGAGCTGATTTCTTTGGGTTTGTTATACCGCTAGTGCAAAGACTTATGGAACTATCTAAGAAATCTGGTATTAAGATAAAAATTAGGGCATGTGATACATTAGGACTTGGATTGCCATACTCCGGTACGGAATTACCAAGGAGTGTACCACAGATCATTAATGGATTAATAAAGTATGGTGGAGTGCCTTCAGAATATCTTGAATGGCATGGACATAATGATTTTTATAATGTAGTTTCCAATGCTACTACAGCATGGCTTCATGGATGCTCTGCAATAAACACCTCACTTTTCGGTATTGGTGAGAGAACGGGTAATTGTCCACTTGAAGCAATGATTGTAGAATATGGTCAAATAAGAGGAAATGTAAAAAATATGAATCTTAAGCTTATAAGTGAAATTGGACAATATTTTGAAGGTGAGTTTAAATATAGTATTCCACCTAGGACACCTTATGTGGGTAGTGAATTTAATGTTACAAGAGCGGGTATACATGCAGATGGAATATTAAAGGATGAAGAAATATACAATATTTTTGATACTGAAAAAATATTAGGTAGGCCAATTATTGTGGCAGTTAACGAACACTCGGGGCATGCAGGTATTGCGGCTTGGGTTAATACTTATTATAGATTAAAAGATTTAGATAAAATTGATAAAAAAGATGAAAGAATTAATGTTATAAAAGATTGGGTAGATAAGCAATATGAGACTGGAAGAAGCACTGTAATGAAAAGTGAAGAATTAGAATTAATTACAAAAAAAATCATTCCACAATTAAGTACAAAAAAACATAACACTGAAGAATTTTGA
- a CDS encoding aconitate hydratase, translating to MSYTAAQKIIKAHLVKGEMITDTEIAIKIDQTLTQDSTGTMAYLQFEAMGIDKVQTKKSVAYIDHNILQTGPENADDHLYIQTVAKKHGIYFSKPGNGICHQVHLERFGVPGETLLGSDSHTPTGGGIGMLAIGAGGLDVAVAMGGGEYYITMPKIVKVNLSGKLSPWVAAKDIILEVLRRLTVKGGVNKIFEYAGDGLKTLSVPDRATITNMGAELGATTSIFPSDDITYKFLKAQHREKDFVELKADDGAVYDETVEIDLSKIEPLVACPHSPDKVVLVSSLKDIKVDQVLIGSCTNSSYVDMMKVSKILLGKTIPEDMSLAIAPGSKQVLNMLSKNGGLGDMIDAGARILESACGPCIGMGQAPSTGAVSLRTFNRNFKGRSGTTSANVYIVSPEVAVASALKGYITDPRELGEAVKVDMPEEFVINDNLIISPAEDGKDIIVKRGPNIKPFPKAKELIGNVTGKVLTKLGDNITTDDIMPSNAKLLPFRSNIPYLAEFCLTPSDAEFPAKAKKYDGGIIVAGSNYGQGSSREHAALAPLYLGVKVVLTKSFARIHKANLINNAIIPLVFKDVKDYENIDMMDELVIEDAANQIKKGLVIVKNITKGSEYETLPEVTQREKEMLIHGGLINLMKNKKKVGA from the coding sequence ATGTCATATACTGCTGCGCAAAAAATAATTAAAGCTCATTTGGTTAAGGGCGAAATGATTACAGATACTGAGATTGCAATTAAGATAGATCAAACCTTAACTCAAGATTCTACAGGTACAATGGCTTATCTACAATTTGAAGCTATGGGAATCGATAAAGTTCAAACTAAAAAATCTGTTGCTTATATAGACCATAACATATTACAAACTGGTCCTGAGAATGCAGATGATCATTTATATATACAGACTGTTGCAAAAAAACATGGCATATATTTTTCTAAACCAGGTAATGGTATTTGTCATCAAGTCCACTTAGAAAGATTTGGGGTTCCAGGAGAAACTTTACTTGGTTCAGATAGTCATACTCCAACTGGCGGCGGAATAGGAATGCTAGCTATTGGAGCAGGAGGATTAGATGTAGCTGTTGCAATGGGTGGCGGGGAATATTATATAACAATGCCTAAAATTGTAAAGGTTAATTTATCAGGAAAGCTTAGCCCTTGGGTTGCAGCTAAAGATATAATACTTGAAGTATTAAGACGTTTAACAGTTAAGGGTGGAGTTAATAAAATATTTGAATATGCAGGAGATGGATTAAAAACTCTAAGCGTACCAGATAGGGCAACGATCACAAATATGGGTGCAGAGCTTGGCGCTACAACTTCAATTTTCCCTAGTGATGACATAACATATAAATTTTTAAAAGCGCAACATAGAGAAAAAGATTTTGTAGAGCTTAAAGCGGACGATGGAGCAGTATATGATGAGACGGTTGAAATAGATTTAAGTAAAATAGAACCGCTTGTTGCTTGTCCTCATAGCCCAGATAAAGTAGTTCTTGTATCATCACTAAAGGATATAAAGGTAGATCAAGTATTAATAGGAAGCTGCACTAATTCATCTTATGTTGATATGATGAAAGTGTCAAAAATACTTTTAGGTAAAACTATACCTGAGGATATGTCTCTTGCTATTGCGCCAGGTTCAAAACAAGTTTTAAATATGTTATCTAAAAACGGTGGACTTGGAGATATGATTGACGCCGGTGCAAGAATACTCGAAAGTGCATGTGGTCCATGTATAGGAATGGGTCAAGCGCCTTCAACTGGTGCAGTGTCACTTAGAACATTTAATAGAAACTTCAAAGGTAGATCTGGTACAACATCTGCTAATGTTTATATTGTGAGCCCGGAAGTTGCAGTTGCGTCTGCACTTAAAGGGTATATAACAGATCCTAGAGAACTTGGGGAAGCTGTTAAAGTAGATATGCCAGAAGAATTTGTTATTAATGATAATTTAATAATAAGCCCAGCGGAAGATGGAAAAGATATAATAGTTAAAAGAGGCCCAAATATAAAGCCATTCCCTAAAGCGAAAGAGTTAATAGGAAATGTTACAGGTAAAGTTCTAACTAAATTAGGGGATAATATTACAACGGATGATATAATGCCATCTAATGCAAAATTACTTCCATTTAGATCTAACATTCCATATCTTGCAGAGTTTTGTTTAACACCTAGCGATGCGGAATTTCCAGCAAAAGCTAAAAAATATGATGGTGGAATAATAGTTGCAGGTTCAAACTATGGTCAAGGATCAAGCCGTGAACATGCAGCACTTGCACCACTATATTTAGGCGTTAAGGTTGTTCTTACAAAATCTTTTGCAAGAATTCATAAAGCTAATTTAATTAATAATGCTATAATTCCATTGGTATTTAAGGACGTTAAAGATTATGAAAATATAGATATGATGGATGAATTAGTCATTGAAGATGCAGCAAATCAGATAAAAAAAGGTCTCGTTATTGTAAAAAACATAACAAAAGGATCAGAGTATGAAACTCTTCCTGAAGTAACTCAAAGAGAAAAAGAGATGCTTATACACGGTGGATTAATAAATCTTATGAAAAATAAGAAAAAGGTAGGTGCCTAG